The genome window CATCCACACCGATCAACAGTTGGCCACGGCCATCGTGCTGGATCCAGATTTCCTTGCCCTGCCACACCACGGCGACGCGGGTGCAGGAAGTTTCCAGCTGGGTGCCGTCGGTGTCTTCAAGGATCAGTTTCAGGGTGTCGGTGGTCATAAAATAGTTCTCAGCCCTAGGGTGTAAAAAGAGGTGCGTTAATTGATCTGGAAAGGGTAAACCGAGCCCAGTTTAAGGATTTGCGTCAGTTCATCCAGTGCCGTCCGGCACTCAAGCAGCAACTGCGGGTCAGCCAGGTCGGTTTCACGCAGGCTGTCGCGGTAGTGCTTGTCGACCCATTGGGTCAGCGTGTCGTACAACGGCGCCGTCATGATAACGCCTGGATTCACCGCCGCCAGTTCCGTTTCGTTCAACGCCACACGCAAGCGCAGGCACGCCGGGCCACCGCCGTTCTGCATGCTTTGCTTGAGGTCGAAGACGTTTACTTCGCGGATCAGCCCACCGGACGCCGTCAGGCCTTGCAGGTATTGCCAGACGCGCTCGTTGGCGCGGCACTCTTCCGGCACGATCAGCAGCATCGAGCCGTCGGCGCGGGTCAGCAACTGGCTGTTGAACAGGTAGGACCGCACTGCATCTTCGACACTGACTTGAGCGCGCGGTACGCACACCGACTGGAAGTTGCCGCCCAGTTTGCCCAACTTGCCGTGCAACTCGGCGAGCATCTGCTCGGTGTTGAGGAAGGCGTCCTCGTGATAGAACAGCACCTCGCCGTTGCCCACCGCAATCACGTCGTTGTGGAACACACCGGCATCGATCACTGACGGGTTCTGCTGCGCGTAGACCACGCCGTCGTCCTTCAAGCCGTGCAAGCGCGCGACGGCCTGGGAGGCTTCAAGGGTCTGGCGCGCCGGGTATTTCTGCGGGGCCGGGTAACGGGTGTCGACCGCACTGCGGCCAAACACGAAGAACTCGACACCGGCTTCGCCATAGTCACGGCAGA of Pseudomonas fluorescens contains these proteins:
- the astB gene encoding N-succinylarginine dihydrolase, which produces MKSYEVNFDGLVGPTHNYGGLSYGNVASQSNSQQSSNPKEAALQGLQKMKALMDMGFVQGVLAPQERPDVGALRNLGFSGTDAQVIQQAAKHAMPLLVASCSASSMWVANAATVSPSADTADGRVHFTAANLNCKYHRSIEHPTTSRVLGAMFADQKHFAHHAALPAVAQFGDEGAANHTRFCRDYGEAGVEFFVFGRSAVDTRYPAPQKYPARQTLEASQAVARLHGLKDDGVVYAQQNPSVIDAGVFHNDVIAVGNGEVLFYHEDAFLNTEQMLAELHGKLGKLGGNFQSVCVPRAQVSVEDAVRSYLFNSQLLTRADGSMLLIVPEECRANERVWQYLQGLTASGGLIREVNVFDLKQSMQNGGGPACLRLRVALNETELAAVNPGVIMTAPLYDTLTQWVDKHYRDSLRETDLADPQLLLECRTALDELTQILKLGSVYPFQIN